From the genome of Rathayibacter sp. VKM Ac-2804:
GACGATCGGGTCGGCCCAGGCCCAGCCGGTGGTGAGCAGCACGATCGCGGCGAGGATCACGCCGACCGAGCCGAGTGCGTCGCCGAGCACCTCGAGCGAGGCCCCGCGCAGGGTGATGCTCTCCTTCGCGCCGGCCGAGAGCAGGCGCAGGCTGACCAGGTTGACCGCCAGGCCGATGATCGCGGTGATCAGGAGCGGCGCCCCGGGCACCGCGGGCGGCTCGGCGAAGCGGCGGACCGCCTCCACGATCACGAAGCCGGCGACGCCGAAGAGCAGCACGCCGTTCGCCAGCGCGGCGAGCACCTCGAGCCGGTAGGAGCCGTAAGTGCGGGCCTTCGCGGCGGGGCGCGCGGCGAGCGAGATCGCGGCGATCGACATCCCGAGCGCGATCACGTCGGTGCCCATGTGCGCGGCGTCGGAGATCAGCGCGAGCGAGCCGGTCGAGACGCCGACGACGAACTCGACGACGGCGAACGCGGCGGTGAGAGCGAAGGCGAGGACGAGCGGGCGGCGGTGGCGGGCGGCGGCGGAGCCCGCAGAGCCGGCGTGCCCGTGGTCGTGTCCCATGCGACTCCCTGCACTCCGCTCGCCGCGACGACCGCGGACGTATTGTCGTATGCACACTCTTGCACATATCGGGCACGATGCGAAGGCCCGGTCGGAGAGCCGGACGGGGTCGGGCGTGCGTCAGCGGTGCGAGGCCGCGTCCGCGTCCCAGAGGGCCTCGAGCGGGTCGTCGGCGTCCTCTCCCGCGAGGAGCTCGGCGTGCCGGCGCTCGGCCTCCTCGGCCGAGATCTCGCCGAGGTCCGCGGAGGCGCGCAGGGCCGCGGCCCGGCCGCCCTCGCGGGTGAGGAACGGGTCCTCGGGGGTCGCATGCCGGACGCCGTCGCGGGCGTCGAAGGCGCGCGCCGTGACGCCCGTGACGGCGGGGGAGGAGGCGAGCAGGGCCATCGCGACCCGGTCGGCCGCCTGCCAGGCCGCCGCCGACGAGCCGCGCTCGGCGATGATCGGCCCGTCGGGGGTGCCGATGGTCAGCTGCTCGATGTCGGGGAGGAGCCGGAGGATGCGCGCGGCGGCGTCGAGCGCCTCGGCGGGCACGGAGTCGACGGGGCCGGAGAACAGCGGCGTCCAGTCCTCGGTGGGCAGGCGGTGCCTCCAGGTGTCCATCCGCGCCTCCTCCGTGATCGTGTCCGTGATCGTTCACGGCGCCGTCGCACCGTGCTCGTGCAGAAAGGCTAGAGCGGGCCCCGGCCCCGGTCGACCCCCGAATCGGGTGAGTGCGCTTTCCGGATCAGGCGGGTACTCGCGCGGCCGCGCGCACCGGTGGGACCGTCCCTCCGGGCGACCTGTCGAGCTGTGCTGGCGCTGTGCCGCGCGGAGCGCGGGTGGGTGCCTGCGGCGTGATGCCTGGTCGATCCACGTGCCCCGGGGTGACCCCGGAGAGGACGGTGCAGCGCGTGCCCCGTCCGCCTCGCCCGGAGGGGCGGCGCCGCCCAGCCTAGGCTGGAGCGCACGAGGCGGGGGGTCGTCGTGCACGGACGGGACGCGGTCGTCGAGGCGCTCGCGCACGCGTTCCTCGGCGCGGAGTGGACCCCGGCCGCACTGCGCGCCGCGCCGCCGACGCGCTCGGCGCCCGCCGCCGCTGGCTCGGGCCGCTGGTCACCGCCGTGCTCGTCGCCTTCCCGCACCCGCCGCTCGACGCGCCGCGCGAGCTCGCGCAGGTGATCGCGGGGCTGCTCCCGGAGC
Proteins encoded in this window:
- a CDS encoding cation diffusion facilitator family transporter is translated as MGHDHGHAGSAGSAAARHRRPLVLAFALTAAFAVVEFVVGVSTGSLALISDAAHMGTDVIALGMSIAAISLAARPAAKARTYGSYRLEVLAALANGVLLFGVAGFVIVEAVRRFAEPPAVPGAPLLITAIIGLAVNLVSLRLLSAGAKESITLRGASLEVLGDALGSVGVILAAIVLLTTGWAWADPIVGVLIGLLILPRTWSLTRQALGILMESAPAHVDLAAVERDVCAVPGVLALHDLHVWTITSGMESATGHIVVAPDADYREALAGVLAVLHDDHGIDHATIQCEPEAFRERPRTV